Within the Candidatus Ozemobacteraceae bacterium genome, the region CCACCGCACTCTGAAAATTCTTGCCGATACGCACTGATTGATTTCCACCCTATTGACTTCCCCGAAGAATGTAGAATATAATACTTGTCTGACTATTTCCGTCATCGTTATATATTCTAAGGAATTTAATGAAGCAAATCGGTAGTTATCTGGTAGATGCAGCTCTCATCACGCATGAGCAGTTGCAACGAGGGCTTGCTGTCAGCGAGAAGCAGAAGATCAGGCTCGGCGCAGCCCTCATCGACATGGGCTTCATAACCGAAGACGATCTTCAGACGGCGCTGTCGAGTCAGTTCGGAATACCTAGAATCGACGCCGACGAACTGGTCGTCGATCCGACGGTTCTTCACGAGATTCCGGCCCAGCTTGCCCGACAACTCAACGTGATTCCCCTGCACATCAAATCGGGGGCGCTCGTGGTCGCGACATCGGATCCTCTCAACATCAGCATTCTTGCTGACCTCGAAAGCAAGATCAAGCGGCGCATCGTGTTGGTCATAGCCTCCACCCACCAGATCAAACACGCCATTTCCCGCTACTACGCCGGTCGGGAGAGACTCGACGAGAGCATCAATCAGGTTCAGCTCATCGAAAACGAAACGTCAATCGACGAATTGGAAGCGGCCGATGCACAGATTCAAAGTGCCCCGATCGTGAAGTTCGTGAATCAGATCCTCCAGGGGGCGGTTAGAGAGCATGCTTCTGATATTCATGTCGAGCGCGACAATCTCGAGTTTCATATCCGGTATCGCATCGATGGCATGCTGAAAACGATGTTCCGACCCAAGCAGCATCTCCATCAGCTGATCGTATCGCGCATCAAGGTGATGGCACGACTTGACGTCAGCGAACATCGGATTCCCCAGGATGGTCGGATCATGATGACGATGGATAACCAGCCAGTCGACTTTCGCGTGGCTATCTGTCCGTGCATTGACGGTGAGAATGCCGTCATCAGGGTTCTGAATCGTGACAATCAAGCCATGGATCTCACCCATCTTGGTTTCAGCCCGGCCGGTCTGGAAAAACTTGAATCACTCATCTCGCGCAATTTCGGGTTGGTTCTCATTGCCGGACAAACCGGCTCCGGAAAAACGACGACGCTGTATGCGATTCTGCAAAAGCTGAATGAAGAGCGGAAGAAGATCATCACCCTCGAAGATCCCGTTGAAAAGAGACTTCCGCTGCTCAATCAGATTCAGATCAATCCCAAAGTCGATCTCACGTTTGCAACCGGCCTTCGCTCCATCCTCCGAATGGATCCGGACATCATTCTCATCGGCGAGATCCGGGACGGCGAAACCGCCAATCTCGCGGTGAATGCCGCGATGACGGGCCACCTGGTCTTTTCGACGATTCACTGCGGCATCGCCGCCGAAGTGCCCGTGCGCCTGACCGAGATCGGCGTCGAACCGTATCTCGCCGCGAACGTCCTCCTCGGCACCATCGCCCAGCGTCTCGTACGCTTGAACTGCCCGAATTGTCTCGTCGAAGAAGAGCTGTCAGAGCAGATTCGCAAGCGCTTCGACCCCGACTTCCAGAGCTACCGGGGAAAAGGCTGCGCCGCGTGTGCCGGCATCGGATATCGCGGTCGGGGCTGTATCGAGGAAGTGATGCCGGTAACCGACGAGATCAGGAAATTGATGCTTGCCCGTGCGACAACCCGTCAACTCGAGGAACAGGCCGTCAAAAACGGAATGGTTCCGTTGCTGGAATCGGGCATTTCCAAAATTCGTCATAAGCAAACCAGCTTCATGGAGCTGGCCAGAGTCCTTTGACGCGCTTCCACGCGCCCCAGGGCTGATTATCAGGAGAACCAATGGCTATATACGAGTTTCAGGCAAAAGACAGCGAAGGCAAGACCGTCAGCGGAACACTTACTTCGAGCGATGATTCCGCCGCCATGGCCGAACTCACGTCACGAGGGCTGTGGGTCGCCTCGCTTGTCGAAACGTCGAGCGCCACCTCCCTCAGTTCCGAGATTCGATTGTTCTCGTTCGTTTCCGCGGAAACGCTCAATACATTTCTTCTGCAACTTTCGATCATGATCAAGTGCGGCGTGAGCCTTGCCGAAGCCCTGCAATCGCTGGAACAAACCGAAACCAGCACGGTATTCAAGCAGGCGCTTTCGGACGTCAGGCTCGATGTGGCCGCCGGCAAATCATTTTCGGAAGCCCTTTCCCGGCATCCGGAAATCTTCGACAGATTCATGATTGCCATGGTCCGAATCGGTGAAACTGGTGGCGTTCTCGAAGAGGTTCTCGCCAAACTGGCATCGACGAGCAAGCGTCGCCTTTCCCTGAGAAACCAGATCCTGGGATCGCTTGCCTATCCCATGCTCCTTCTCTGCGTCGCGACGCTGGTCGTCACGGTCCTGGTCGTTTTCGCCGTCCCCAAGTTCGCCGTATTGTTCGAGTCCGCGAAAGTCGAGCTTCCCGTCACGACCAGGGCCCTTATCGCCGGAAGCAAGCTGATCGAGGAACACATCAGATTGGTCGGCGGGCTGTTCGCCGCCGCCGTCGTCGGCGGCATTCTGACGCTGTTCAATTCGACCGTTCAATGTCACCTCGGGGAAGCAGCCATGCTTCTCCCCGTTCTGAGGCAGGTCGTGCAGAAATACCATGTGGTGTTGATTTCCGAGCCGCTTTCCATGCTGCTTGCCGCCGGAGTTCCGTTGCGCGAACTTCTGATAGCAATCGAGAACACGATCGAGATGACGACCCCCAAATCAGTCGTGATCAAGATGCGTGAGCACATCGAACGGGGAGCAAGCCTCCAGCAAGCGCTCGAACAAAATCCGATCTTTCCTCCGATGGCCGTCAAGCTCGTGGAGACCGGCGAACGCACCGGAGCTCTCGACAAAATGTTCAAGGAAATCGCCGAGTTCTATGACGATCAGCTGCAGACAGCCATGAAATCGGCTCTCAGCCTTCTCGAACCGCTCTTGATCCTCGGCGTTGCCGTCATCGTCGGTTTCATCATGCTATCCGTCTTCGTGCCCATCTACCAGATGAGCTTCATGATCAAAAAGGCCTGATATGAAGCGAACCGGGCCTTCAGGCTTTTCCCTATGGGAGCTTCTGCTCACCTGTGCCGTTGCGATCGTTGCGGCTCCCCTCGTCCTACCGCTCTTCTTCGTGGATTCGCATGCGGCATCAGACGAAACCGCCAGTCGGATCATCCTCGGAGCCATACAGCAAACACGCAGTGCCGGCCTTGCAGGCAGGGTCGTCGGAGGGCGAATTTCGTTTACCAGCGCGACGTCGACGTTTACGATGCAGTCCGACCAGCAGGCTCTTCCGTCCGGTTATGTGATCAAATCGATATCTCTCGACGGCACTCAGATTTCGGCCATAGAGGCCGGGTTCGATCCGCTCGGAAACATCTCTTTCACCCCATACGGGAACCAAGCGGTCCTGACGCTCGCAAGAGCCGACGGCACAGAAATCCGGACGATCACCCTCGAAGGCAAAGGAATCCCAATTCCGCAACCGACTGCCGGAACTGCCGAAACCGGCGGTTCTTCGGGCGGCGGCGGCGGACGAGGGTGCAGATGGTTGTGAAATCATTTTCCAGAGGGTTTTCTCTTGCCGAGATCCTCGTGGCGATCCCCTTAGTCGCGGTGATCTCCATGAGCCTCGCCTACTTCGGTTCAATCTACTCGTTTTCCAATTCTCAGACCATCGGCAGGTTCCGCTGTCAGATCGCCGTTCACAATCTCCTGACGCTGGTCCAGGCGGCAAGCGATACCGCCGCCCTGACCGTCGTGAGCCGCCATATTCAGGGGGGCGGCACCGCAGGCCCGCTTCTGACCTCATCACCCGCCCATCCTGACGGCTCCTCGGCACTCACGGTGTCTTCGAGCGTTTCCTCAGTGACCGGATACGGCATGACGTTCGGCGGATCTCCCGCCATGCCGTTTCATGTCGCCGTAACCGATGAGACAACCGGAGCGCGCTCTGAAATCATCACCTATGTCACAACCCACTGATGTCATGAACAAACGATATGCACGCATAGGATTCACGTTGATGGAGCTCCTTTCCGTCATCGCCCTTTCCACCATTTTTGCCGGGATATCTCTCGGCCCCCTCATGATGCAGTTTTCGCTCGTTTTCGAAAGCAACGCACGCGTCGCCGAAGTCAATCGTCTGATGGAAGCGGCTCTTCTCGTTTCGCGCACAATCACCCAGAGTCGTGCCTTTGCATCGAGTTTCGCCTTCACCGGAGACGAGAATCTCACCTGGACCGATGAGACGGGCCAGGTCCATACCATCCTCGAACAGGTGACGGGCTCGATAACGACCGATGCATCGAATGACCAAACCGTCGTCATACGCCTCGAAGGCAAGAGAATTCCCGGCGGAGCGACCGTCCGCATGCTTGCCTATCCGTTGAGATGACCCTCCCCACGAAGCCCGGAGAACCTATGAGAGAACGAACACCTTCGATATCGTGCAACCGAGGATACATTCTTGCCGCAATCCTGTTTCTCATTCTCGTTTCAGCGTCGATAGCGCCGCTTCTGCTGCATGACGCGCAAACCATTCCGAAACGCCCCCAGACATTCGAAGAGATGTTTCGCATCCATTGGGCGCTCGAAGGGGCAAATCAGTGGCAGTTGCACGAAGCGAACATAAACGTCGTCGAACCCTTCTGCGGCTTCGTGAACTCCGTTGCGACATTTTCCTATCCTGATGGTTTCAAGGTTCGCGTCGATCTTCTCGAAGGTCGAACGATGCTTGCCAGAAACAGATTTCTCAAGGCTTCTGCCAAGGCATATCACGGGAATGTCGCCGCCGATTATGATTTCAGCCGGTTGTCATCCGCGCCTGCGGCCATTCCCGGCGTGACCGCAGGGGGTGCTCACAGTTTCGGCTGGAAAGCGAACGGCTCTCTCCTTGCCTGGGGACTGAATACGAATGGCCGGCTTGGCACGAACGACACCGCCCAGCGCGCGACCCCGACTCCTGTGAACAAGGGCGATTGTTTGGACGTCGGAACCGATTTCAGCCAGGGGTGGAACGTCGCGGCGGGTGGAGACCACAGCCTCGTGCTCGACATGCACGGAAATGCGTGGGCGTTCGGAAACAACGCCTACGGGCAGCTTGGCTCCGGGAACACCACGGCGTATTATGCTCCGCATGCCGTCACGAACGGGTCCGACCACCTTTCAAACGTGAGCGACATCGCCGCCGGCACCTCGTTCAGTCTCGCGATCATCCGTCCGAACGGTAATGTTCTAGCCTGGGGACTGAATTCGAATGGACAACTGGGCAACACATATCCGAAACCCTGGCTAGGAACCCCCTCGAATTCCTCCGTTCCGGTGACCGTTCGAACCTCGCAAAGCAGCATCATCGGGATCGTCGGCATTGCCGCGGGTCGTGAACACGCTCTGGCGATCGATAAAACAGGCC harbors:
- a CDS encoding GspE/PulE family protein, with the translated sequence MKQIGSYLVDAALITHEQLQRGLAVSEKQKIRLGAALIDMGFITEDDLQTALSSQFGIPRIDADELVVDPTVLHEIPAQLARQLNVIPLHIKSGALVVATSDPLNISILADLESKIKRRIVLVIASTHQIKHAISRYYAGRERLDESINQVQLIENETSIDELEAADAQIQSAPIVKFVNQILQGAVREHASDIHVERDNLEFHIRYRIDGMLKTMFRPKQHLHQLIVSRIKVMARLDVSEHRIPQDGRIMMTMDNQPVDFRVAICPCIDGENAVIRVLNRDNQAMDLTHLGFSPAGLEKLESLISRNFGLVLIAGQTGSGKTTTLYAILQKLNEERKKIITLEDPVEKRLPLLNQIQINPKVDLTFATGLRSILRMDPDIILIGEIRDGETANLAVNAAMTGHLVFSTIHCGIAAEVPVRLTEIGVEPYLAANVLLGTIAQRLVRLNCPNCLVEEELSEQIRKRFDPDFQSYRGKGCAACAGIGYRGRGCIEEVMPVTDEIRKLMLARATTRQLEEQAVKNGMVPLLESGISKIRHKQTSFMELARVL
- a CDS encoding type II secretion system F family protein; amino-acid sequence: MAIYEFQAKDSEGKTVSGTLTSSDDSAAMAELTSRGLWVASLVETSSATSLSSEIRLFSFVSAETLNTFLLQLSIMIKCGVSLAEALQSLEQTETSTVFKQALSDVRLDVAAGKSFSEALSRHPEIFDRFMIAMVRIGETGGVLEEVLAKLASTSKRRLSLRNQILGSLAYPMLLLCVATLVVTVLVVFAVPKFAVLFESAKVELPVTTRALIAGSKLIEEHIRLVGGLFAAAVVGGILTLFNSTVQCHLGEAAMLLPVLRQVVQKYHVVLISEPLSMLLAAGVPLRELLIAIENTIEMTTPKSVVIKMREHIERGASLQQALEQNPIFPPMAVKLVETGERTGALDKMFKEIAEFYDDQLQTAMKSALSLLEPLLILGVAVIVGFIMLSVFVPIYQMSFMIKKA
- a CDS encoding type II secretion system protein, which gives rise to MKRTGPSGFSLWELLLTCAVAIVAAPLVLPLFFVDSHAASDETASRIILGAIQQTRSAGLAGRVVGGRISFTSATSTFTMQSDQQALPSGYVIKSISLDGTQISAIEAGFDPLGNISFTPYGNQAVLTLARADGTEIRTITLEGKGIPIPQPTAGTAETGGSSGGGGGRGCRWL
- a CDS encoding prepilin-type N-terminal cleavage/methylation domain-containing protein, encoding MVVKSFSRGFSLAEILVAIPLVAVISMSLAYFGSIYSFSNSQTIGRFRCQIAVHNLLTLVQAASDTAALTVVSRHIQGGGTAGPLLTSSPAHPDGSSALTVSSSVSSVTGYGMTFGGSPAMPFHVAVTDETTGARSEIITYVTTH